A region of the Apium graveolens cultivar Ventura chromosome 6, ASM990537v1, whole genome shotgun sequence genome:
CTCTTCGActcataaatgggctttcgagtgagggggagttAAATATATGATCTTATTGAGGTTTTTATCTAATAACTTAAaattttagatgagctggttactcaacagtACATAGAAGCAAATGGGACATGTTTCTTTAGTATTCTCCAAGGACTCTAACCATATGTACCCGCACCACCatcacacacacaaaatattttAGAAAGCCATATTCCTACGTAACTAATTAGTGTGGTACATGTACAATTCTCATCGTTCATATAAAATGCATGTATCTATGTGTAATTCATACATATTATCATACATATCAACCCCTTATCATTATTATCCCCTTTCTCCTTCCCCTGCCTATAAATAGacacacaaaaattaaaaaaacagtCAGCAAACCAACATTTGAATTTCTTAACAAAATATTACAGTACTGTTGTCAAAACACCAAAAGCATGGAGGTGGAAAAGCACATAGCTGGAATTCATGTATCGGACAGTAGCACAAGTAGTAATGAAGAGATGAAGATGAACACGATTTACGACAAGGTCCGGTACCTGGTCTCAGGCAATGCAGTGGTGGTGTTCACCATCAGCGGGTGTTGCATGTGCCACGTGGTGAAGCAGCTACTGTTCAGCCTGGGAGTGGGTCCAACAGTGGTGGAGCTGGACAGGGAGGCAGCCGGGTTGGAAATACATGGGTTCCTGAGGCAGATAGCAGGAGAGGGGCAGCAGCATCCGGTGCCGGCGGTGTTTGTGGGAGGCAAGTTCTTGGGAGGAGTTGAAACCCTAATGGCTTGTCATATTAATGGCACTCTTGTTCCTCACCTCAAGGATGCTGGTGCTCTCTGGCTCTAATCACTTTACCATCATCATCATATTTATCCCTCTATATTAGGTCACACTTTCAATATATTCTATGTATTAGGATTTAAGCATTAGGTAGCTTAATTTGTATCAGTGTTAACAATTAACCTGTACTTTATTTATTTCTATGGTATGCTAACATTGAAATGTAGGTTTTcaaatatatatacaaattaaTGGACTGCATGAAATTAAGTATGTACACATGAATTTGTATAATGTATATGCATATGTATGTATAACTCCAAAATATTAACCATTCTCTATGCTACAACTAAAGTTGATCACTGTTTTGATGATCATTACTTGTTTAAAAACACTGGAATTGGCAAGGTATAAACTATAGCGTACTATAAGAAGCATATAATCATACAAGTTATAATTAGGAACAATTAACTTTTTCAACTTCTACTAAATGCTAGGTTATTGATACTAATATCTACGCCAATCTCCCCCTGCATGCATTTTCGGTGTATAGTACGACTATACCGTTTAATTTATCTTGTGAGCTAATCTTAAGCAATTTTTTCGATAAATCAACCTTGAGAATTTCAAAGTTTTTGTCTCGAATCATAATTAGCCGTGAGTAATCTCACAGTTTGTGATGTAAATTATCAGTTGATAGCTCATAAGCACAAACTCTCAAACATAGATATTGGTCTCGTCTTTTTTGATATAACGGGACTATATAACTTAAAGTTTCTTGGACTTAAAATGAGTTATAATGTTTGGTTTGTTGTATTTTAAACTGGATAAGAGCAATTCAAACAATATCCCATTAAAtgccttataaatataataaaatattatgttCTAGTTATTTAAGATAAATTTGTTGTATATCAACTTCAACAATATATCTTATATTTGTGTCTTATTACTAAAGtaataatatatttgaattataatgATGAGAGAAAGTAAATGATGAGAAAAAAGAGATATGTAAAAAaggataaaataattttttaattgaAATAAATGAGATATGACATGTTTAGAGTAAGTCCAAGAGTGCGCTAAACTCATGTCCTAAACTAGAAATAAGGC
Encoded here:
- the LOC141665034 gene encoding glutaredoxin-C9-like codes for the protein MEVEKHIAGIHVSDSSTSSNEEMKMNTIYDKVRYLVSGNAVVVFTISGCCMCHVVKQLLFSLGVGPTVVELDREAAGLEIHGFLRQIAGEGQQHPVPAVFVGGKFLGGVETLMACHINGTLVPHLKDAGALWL